CGGCCGACGTGTGGGGCGAGCATGGCCCGCTGCCGCAGCGTCCGGTTGCTTCCGCCGCCGCGCCGAATGCGCCGCGGGCCGCCGTGAGCGAATCATGAACGGCGACCGGCTCCGTGCGTTCGTCGCACTGATGCCCGATGCGGCATCGCGCGACGCGCTGCACGCGTTGCCGGTCACCCGTGGCGCGCGGCGCACGCCGTCCGCGCAACTGCACATGACGCTCGCGTTCATCGGCGCAATCGAGCGGGAGCGGTGCGACGCGCTGGCCGCGCACCTGCCCGCGCTCGCGGCCGCGCATGCGTTGCCGTCGTTGCCGGTCGAGCGGATCGCGTGGTGGCCGAGCCTGCCGCGTGCGCGGCTGATCGTCGCGGAGCTCGCGGCCGATGCCGCTTGCGTCGCGCTGAATGCAGGGCTGGCGGCGCTGCTGCGCGAACTCGGCGTGCCGGCCGACCGGCGGCCGTTCCGGCCGCACGTGACGCTCGCGCGGCTGCCGCACGATGCGATCGGCCAGCCCGCGCACGGTGGCGCGCCGGGGCGGCCCGTCGAGGTGCGCGTCGAAGCGCTGACGCTGTTCGAAAGCCGGCTGTCGCAGGAGGGCGTGTCGCATCGGCCGATCGTGTCGGCGCCGATCGCACGCGCGGACGACAGCGTCGGCGCTGAGGAGCGGCCCCACGAATGAATTTTTCCAGAGAGGGGAACGTGCCTTCCCGCCCGCATGGCGGCGTCGTTCGTCGTTATTCGCGCGAACAGGCCTAGCGGCCGTACCGCGCGAGCGTCAACCCCGCCAGATCGATCTCCGGCGTGCGTCCGGTGACGAGATCCGCGACCACTTTTCCCGAACCCATCGACATCGCCCAGCCCGTCGAGCCGTGGCCGACGTTGAGCCAGAGGCCGTCGATCCCGCTCGCGCCGAGCAGCGGCGGCCCGTCGGGCGTCATCGGCCGGCGGCCGACCCAGAAACGCGCCGACGCGCGATCGGCCGCGTGCGGAAACCAGTCGTCGAGCACCTTCATCAGCGTGTCGAGCGCCTGTTGCCGCAGCGCCGCGCGGCGATTGCCGAGCTCCGCGGTGCCGGCGACGCGCAGCGTCGGGCCGAAGCGCGTGATCGCGGTCTTCAGCGATTCGTCCATCAGCGCGGCGCAGGGCGCCTTTTCGTCGTCGACGACCGCGAGCGTGGCCGAGTAGCCTTTCACCGGATACAGCGGCACGTCAATGCCGTGCGGTCGCAGCAGGCCGGCGCTGTCGACGCCGAGCGCGACGACGATCGCGTCGGCGGCGAGTGTCGTGCGGTGTCGCGCGCCGCCGCTACCGTTGCCTTCGTGGTTTCCGCCCACGGCGGCGACGTGGACGCCGCGCGCTTTTCCGCCCGCGACATCGAGTGCGCGCAGTTCGGTGTTGAAGCGGAATGCCACGCCGTTCGCTTCGCACAGCGCCCGCAGTTCGCGCGTGAAGCGCGCGCAGTCGCCGGCTTCGTCGTCGGGCAGGTAGATGCCGCCGACGGGCGCTTGCCGCGCCCAGCGCAGGCCCGGTTCAATCGCGGTGCAGCCGGCCGCGTCGAGTTCGCGAAACGCGACGCCGGCATCGCGCAGCACCTTCAGCGCGGGCTGCACCATGTCGACGTCGAACGCGCCGCGCAGCAGTTGCAGATAGCCGCGGCTCGCGCCGTAGTCGAAGGGATAACGCTCGCGAAACGCATGCAGGCACGCGCGGCTGTAATACGCGATGCGCTGCATCCGCTGCTTGTTCACGCGAAACCGCTCGAACTCGCATTCGCGCAGCCAGCGCGCGATCCAGCGCCACTGCGCGGCGTCGAGCGTCGGCCGGAAGATCAGCGGCGACGCGGGCTTGAACAGGTATTTCAGGATCTTGCCGGGCATCCCGGGCGCGGCCCACGGCGTTACGTAGCCGGGGGCAATCACGCCCGCATTACCGAGGCTCGTCGCCTGCGCGACATCGGCCTCGCGCTCGATCACGGTGACGTCGCAGCCTGCTTCGCGCAGGTGCCAGGCGGTGGTGACGCCGATCACGCCGGCGCCGAGAACGATCACGTGCATGCGGTGTCCGGAACGAAGCGGTGGCTCACGACGCGACCGCCGGATCGTCGACGAGCGACTTGCCGCGCGTTTCCGGCAGCACGAGCGCCGCGACGATCACCAGCAGATAGCCGCCGCCCGCGACGAGGCCGATCGCCTTCACGAGCGACATCGATTGCGACAGCGCACCGACGAGGATCGGAAAGAACGAACCGAGCCCGCGGCCGAGGTTGTAGCAGAAGCCCTGGCCCGAGCCGCGGATCGCGCCCGGATACAGCTCCGACAGATACGCGCCGACGCCGGCGAAGATGCCCTGCACGACGATGCCGAGCGGAAAGCCGAGCAGCAGCATCGCGGTATCGGTGATCGGCAGCATCGTGTATGCCATGCCGAGAGAAAACGAGCCGACCGCGAACAGGATGAACGACGCGCGGCGGCCGAGCCGGTCGGACAGGATCGCACCGACCACGTAGCCGACGAACGAGCCAACGATCAGCACGACGAGATAGCCGCTCGTATTGAACACCGACAGGTGACGCACGGTTTTGAGATAGGTGGGCAGCCACGTCGTGATCGCGTAGTAGCCGCCGAGCATGCCGGTGCACAGCGCGCTGCCGAACAGCGTCGCGCGCAGGTGCGGCGGCGAGAAGATCTCGAGGAAGTGGCCCGACACGCGGCCTTCGTCGCGGGCGCGGCGCGTGGCCGTATAGATGTCCGGATCGCTGACGTTGCGGCGGATATAGAGAATCCACAGGGCGGGCACGATGCCGATCCAGAAGCACGCCCGCCACGCGACCTGCTCCGGCAGCAGCGCGAAGAACGCCCAGTAAAGGATCGCGGCCGCGCCCCAGCCGAACGACCAGCTGCTCTGCACGGTGCCCACGGCCTTCGCGCGATGCTCGGGCGAGCGGATCGTCTCGGCCATCATGATCGTCACGACCGACCATTCGCCGCCGAAGCCGAAACCCTGCAGCGTGCGCGTCGCAAGGAGCTGCCAGAACGAATGCGTGAAACCGGACAGGCACGTGAACAGCGCGAACGTCGCGATCGTCCACTGCAGCACGCGCACGCGGCCATAGCGATCAGCGAGGATGCCGGCGACCCAGCCGCCGATCGCCGACGAGATCAGCGAACTGGTCGCGATCATCCCGGCCTCGCTCTTCGTCATGCCCCAGGTGGCGATCAGCGTCGGAATCAGGAACGAATAGATCATGAAGTCGAACGCATCGACCGCATAGCCGCCGAATCCGGCGTACAGCGTCCGGCGCTCGCGCGTCGACAATTCGTTGAACCACTGGAATGCCTGCATGCTTGCCGCCCCCTCTCGTCTTGTCTCGTCCCGCGCTGCCGCGTCGCGGTTATTTTACGGGCGCGCTCCGGCATGCCAAAAAGGCGGATGCAGGTTCGTGCTGAAAAGCAGGCAGGAGGGAAGACGCGTCAGAGCGTCAGGCCGCCATCGACGTGGATGACCTGGCCGGTGATCTGCCGTGCCGCGTCCGACAGCAGGAACGCGATCAGCGCGGCGACGTCGTCGGGTTCCGCGATGCGGCCGAGCGGCGTCGCCTGTTCGGCCTGCGCCCACGCGGCGGCGTTGCCGGCGCTCGGCCCGTGGTCCTTGCGCGTGAAGCCCGGTGCAACCGCATTGACGGTGATGCCGTGCGCGGCGAATTCGGCGGCCGCGCTACGCACCAGCGATTCGAGCGCGGCCTTCGCGGCGGCGGTCGCCGCGAACGGTGCATCGGCGCGGTAGCGGTGCGCGACGAACGAACTGACCGCGACGATCCGCGGCGTGGCCGACGTTTCGAGCAGCGGCCGCGCGCGGCCCGCGAGCGCGGAGAACGCCTCGGGCATCGTCGCGAAGGCGGACGCGAGTGCGTTCGCGGAGAGCTCGGAAAAGGATTGCCGCGCGGCGAAGCCGGCGTTCGCGACGAGCTGGTCGAGCCCGCCGAAGCGCGTCGCGGTGCTATCGACCAGTGCGGCGGCGATACCCGGTTCGCCGAGATCGCCGGTCAGCGTGATGCACTCGGCGCCGGCCGTCGTGCACGCATGAGCGACGTCGGCGAGCCGCGATCGTGCCGCATCGTCCGCGCCGCGTGCATGCAGCGCCAGCGCGACGCCGGGCGCCGCGAGCCGCCGCGCGAGCGCCGCGCCGATCCCCGAACCTGCGCCGGTGATCAGCGCGACGCGTTCGAGGTGCGCGGCGCGTGCGTTCACGCGGCGACCTTGTCGTCGCTGCCCACGCGCTCGACGTTGATCGTGCCGACGTGGAACGCGGCCAGCGACTCGCGGTGCGCGATGCTGACGATCGCGGCCTTCGGCAGCCGTTCGGCGAACAGGTGATAGAGGCGGGCTTCGTTGTCGGCGTCGAGCGCGCTGGTCGCTTCGTCGAGGAACAGGAAGTCGGGCTTGTGCAGCAGCACGCGCGCGCCGGCCAGGCGCTGCTGCTCGCCCGGCGACAGCACGCGGGTCCAGTGCGCGGTCTCGTCGAGGCGCTCGACGTAATCCTCGAGGCGGCACGCGCGCAGCGCATCGCGGCACGCTTCGTCGCTGAACGTGTCGGGCGTCGCCGGGTAGGTAAGCGCGGCCTTGAGCGTGCCGATCGGCAAATAGCTGGTTTGCGGCACGAACATCATCCGCGCGCCGACCGGCGCGTCGATCGCGCCGTCGCCGAACGGCCACA
This DNA window, taken from Burkholderia cenocepacia, encodes the following:
- the thpR gene encoding RNA 2',3'-cyclic phosphodiesterase, translated to MNGDRLRAFVALMPDAASRDALHALPVTRGARRTPSAQLHMTLAFIGAIERERCDALAAHLPALAAAHALPSLPVERIAWWPSLPRARLIVAELAADAACVALNAGLAALLRELGVPADRRPFRPHVTLARLPHDAIGQPAHGGAPGRPVEVRVEALTLFESRLSQEGVSHRPIVSAPIARADDSVGAEERPHE
- a CDS encoding D-amino acid dehydrogenase → MHVIVLGAGVIGVTTAWHLREAGCDVTVIEREADVAQATSLGNAGVIAPGYVTPWAAPGMPGKILKYLFKPASPLIFRPTLDAAQWRWIARWLRECEFERFRVNKQRMQRIAYYSRACLHAFRERYPFDYGASRGYLQLLRGAFDVDMVQPALKVLRDAGVAFRELDAAGCTAIEPGLRWARQAPVGGIYLPDDEAGDCARFTRELRALCEANGVAFRFNTELRALDVAGGKARGVHVAAVGGNHEGNGSGGARHRTTLAADAIVVALGVDSAGLLRPHGIDVPLYPVKGYSATLAVVDDEKAPCAALMDESLKTAITRFGPTLRVAGTAELGNRRAALRQQALDTLMKVLDDWFPHAADRASARFWVGRRPMTPDGPPLLGASGIDGLWLNVGHGSTGWAMSMGSGKVVADLVTGRTPEIDLAGLTLARYGR
- a CDS encoding MFS transporter gives rise to the protein MQAFQWFNELSTRERRTLYAGFGGYAVDAFDFMIYSFLIPTLIATWGMTKSEAGMIATSSLISSAIGGWVAGILADRYGRVRVLQWTIATFALFTCLSGFTHSFWQLLATRTLQGFGFGGEWSVVTIMMAETIRSPEHRAKAVGTVQSSWSFGWGAAAILYWAFFALLPEQVAWRACFWIGIVPALWILYIRRNVSDPDIYTATRRARDEGRVSGHFLEIFSPPHLRATLFGSALCTGMLGGYYAITTWLPTYLKTVRHLSVFNTSGYLVVLIVGSFVGYVVGAILSDRLGRRASFILFAVGSFSLGMAYTMLPITDTAMLLLGFPLGIVVQGIFAGVGAYLSELYPGAIRGSGQGFCYNLGRGLGSFFPILVGALSQSMSLVKAIGLVAGGGYLLVIVAALVLPETRGKSLVDDPAVAS
- a CDS encoding SDR family NAD(P)-dependent oxidoreductase — translated: MNARAAHLERVALITGAGSGIGAALARRLAAPGVALALHARGADDAARSRLADVAHACTTAGAECITLTGDLGEPGIAAALVDSTATRFGGLDQLVANAGFAARQSFSELSANALASAFATMPEAFSALAGRARPLLETSATPRIVAVSSFVAHRYRADAPFAATAAAKAALESLVRSAAAEFAAHGITVNAVAPGFTRKDHGPSAGNAAAWAQAEQATPLGRIAEPDDVAALIAFLLSDAARQITGQVIHVDGGLTL